Proteins encoded within one genomic window of Brassica rapa cultivar Chiifu-401-42 chromosome A09, CAAS_Brap_v3.01, whole genome shotgun sequence:
- the LOC117127729 gene encoding uncharacterized protein LOC117127729 — MEKNLCTKKYPRPYNDNTSIDKSGYVLYRRRRNDDASTVKAGAVLENTFVVPHNIKLVKKYEAHINVEWCNRTSAVKYLFKYITKGVDRATAVIENGNTAATSDATGSGGSKEKVVRQRNEIQDYIEARYLSACESMWRTFAFHIHKRKPSVEKLIIHLEGEHNITVKSTDILGLVIRKPVWTERKKGKTIGRVVAVHPSAGDRYYLRVFINKIKGPRSYDELKTYNDVKYPDIKSVCHARGYLDNDVEWLESMSEGARRATPYQLRDMFVTFLNNCFVASPKGLWKHSWKSMSEDILHKRQRILGQTNLELDDKTLEQYTLIEVEKLMRMQDRSLNDIKDMPKINHVLLKELGNSLWNQEMDYDVSEETLRHDKQYNLLNAEQRAIYESVLDSVDKKEGKLFFVYGAGGTGKIFLFQLLYPDFAQENKSFYQLLLQE; from the exons ATGGAAAAAAACTTGTGCACGAAAAAGTATCCTCGGCCGTATAACGACAACACTTCAATTGACAAATCCGGGTATGTGTTATATCGTAGACGCCGAAACGACGATGCGTCTACAGTAAAAGCTGGGGCTGTACTAGAGAACACTTTTGTCGTACCTCATAACATTAAGCTTGTGAAGAAGTACGAAGCTCATATTAATGTTGAATGGTGTAATCGTACAAGCGCGGTGAAATACTTATTCAAGTACATAACCAAGGGCGTTGACCGAGCAACAGCTGTTATTGAGAATGGAAATACAGCAGCTACATCTGACGCCACAGGATCCGGAGGATCAAAGGAGAAAGTCGTCAGGCAACGCAATGAGATCCAAGACTACATCGAAGCCCGATATTTATCAGCATGTGAGTCTATGTGGCGGACTTTCGCATTCCACATACACAAAAGAAAGCCATCAGTTGAGAAGCTTATCATTCACTTGGAAGGCGAACATAATATTACGGTTAAATCAACAGATATCCTCGGCCTTGTAATTCGCAAACCAG TGTGGACTGAACGTAAGAAAGGAAAAACCATTGGCCGAGTCGTAGCTGTCCATCCTTCAGCAGGTGATCGATACTATCTGAGAGTcttcattaataagattaagggTCCTAGAAGTTACGACGAGCTAAAAACATACAACGACGTGAAATACCCTGACATCAAATCAGTTTGCCACGCACGAGGCTATTTGGACAATGATGTTGAATGGCTCGAGAGTATGTCAGAGGGTGCTCGAAGGGCCACCCCATACCAGCTCCGTGATATGTTCGTCACATTCCTAAACAATTGCTTCGTTGCAAGCCCTAAAGGACTATGGAAACACTCATGGAAATCAATGAGCGAGGACATACTTCACAAGAGGCAAAGGATCTTAGGTCAAACGAATCTGGAACTGGACGATAAGACCCTGGAGCAATACACATTGATAGAAGTAGAAAAGTTGATGCGCATGCAAGATCGCtctttaaatgatattaaagaTATGCCGAAGATCAACCATGTTTTGCTCAAGGAATTGGGAAACAGTTTGTGGAACCAAGAAATGGATTACGATGtttccgaggaaacactaagACATGACAAGCAGTACAACTTACTTAATGCTGAGCAGCGTGCGATCTATGAATCAGTCTTAGACTCTGTTGATAAAAAAGAGGGAAAACTTTTCTTTGTATATGGCGCAGGGGGCACAGGAAAAATATTCCTATTCCAGCTATTATATCCAGACTTCGCTCAAGAAAACAAATCGTTCTACCAGTTGCTTCTTCAGGAATAG